The genomic stretch aaaaacattttcgatcgTTCTGCAAGGAGTGGCAGATGACCACTACAAATTTCTATTTGTTGATGCAGGTGGTTATGGCAAGCAAAGTGATGGGGGCACTTTCAAAGCATCGGATTTGGGCAAGTTGTTGGAACGGAAGGAACTAAACATTCCAGGTGAAAAATGTTTGCCCCGAAGTGATGTTAAGGTGCCCCATGTTTTTATTGCGGATGAGGCGTATCCTTTGCGGGAATATTTGATGAAGCCGTTCTCACAAAAAACAGTTGGTGAAGCTGAGGATGTGTACAACACCCGGCTGTCTAGTGCCAGAAAGACAATTGAATGTGCGTTTGGCATTTTATATGCTAAATGGCGGATTTTAAGTGGGTGTATTGAAACATCCCCGGAAAGTGCAGACCAACAAATAAAGGCTGCGTGCATTCTTCACAATATCATAATTGATAAAGATGGCTGGAGTCCAAGTGTGTCCGACATCCCGCCTGTCCCTCCCGAAGCCAATCTACAACCTTTGGGGAGATCCAGAAATTCCGCTTCAAACCGTGCGAAAGAAGTCAGAAATTGCTTTAAGGCATACTTTGGgaataatgtataaaaactgaaggaaattgaaagtaaaaatggttttttaacaaaaataatgatcttGGACCCTAAATTTTTGTATTGATTTGTTTATATTAACATATTACAATCATTCTTTTTGTACATATGTTACAGTACATTCAAGTGTTTGCATGAAAATGAAGTGCCACtgtctaaatatttattatgttacAGACTCAGGCCTTTTCCTTATACGGTATTTCAAAGTagataatgtaaggattataaaatagTTACATCACCATATATAGTATAGTTTTAAAATACCCTCGTCCCAGGAAATTTGCTAATATATTAGGTTTCCAGCTTCGACTATTGAAAAGTTTGTAGGGCTTATTTTTTAAGACAAATCTCATGTTGTATtgtcttatttgtttattttttgcttacaaATAACCCCGTACAGTGTCGGACAGCCAGAGCTGGATACCCTGTATAATTTAGTCTAGACATACCTGTACAGTTCAATTCGGCTTCTACAGCCTTCCCTTCTTTGTCCAACACGTGACGGTTGTGGTGGTGTTTGTTTCTTTTGTCCCACAGAGCTGGACGACTTTGCACTGCGATAATTATTTCCTCCTTCATTTCACTACTACTGCCGTTCACAGTTATTAAGAAAAACTAACCAACactataaaaactttttaaaatacagaacCGTAGGCATACGTAGTCGCGTACTGTGTCGGAGTATCGCCCAGTGGAATAGGGTAGCGGTTGGGGAGGGGTAGAGTGGTAGGGGGGCCTGGAACGCACCAATTACGGAGAAGCCTCCCGATGAACCTCGCGGTACACCGCTCGAAAAGACAAACTCGcttgtctttgaaagcggtcccgcgctacctcctggtgaaccgcgaggtacacctctacctcgacctgctcactatgcgcgttaggggttagatggaagatgggactttctagtcccaatctcgcccaataaagacgtattattattattattattattatgcgcGCGCCCATAACACACAATgtatttgtgttacctcgaggtaccgcgacctctacctctacctccacctccacctcttacctcttcactatgcgagctagtgtaactgacctcttagataaactcggatgggaatctctgtcggacggtagattgaaaaatagactaaaccttttagataaatttaagagcagtgtcttttctaacgaagttagccatatcttacggacgccgacatacttcggaagatcaaCTCATATAAATCAAACAAGTGAGAGAGACTGTAGaaaagacagattcagaatgtcattttttccacgatcaataagagataataacggcagcgatagaattcatatatagattgcatgacttgtaatgtagcctactagcctacgtaaaacttgatgcatgtttcttaatattattttattcctatcagcatatggtagtatcatttgttagtatacgtgacgttttttggccgtgtggcgtgcatgtgggagtccaattgcatgttgcatgctggtgattgatcaccccctgccaaacaccctagaggtggcccacagggtattatgtagatgcagatgtacgAATCTTCATGAAACCGAAGTCTTAGAAGTCTTCACGGATGATAAGATGCAGATATTCTTCTTGGTTTGAAAACGACTACTCCACATTCACTGAAGTTATCCACGCCCATTATTTTACTATCTTCTTATAACTACCGAAATAATTAGCTAAAATAAGCGCCAATATCTTTGAGAGATAGACTTGCAAATTGAAGTCAAAAacctaaaaatagcatttttaaagaATGATTTGACTTCGGTagcttttttcatcttttttttaaacacttctcCGGAATTTGCTTCGCACAGAGATACCTCAGTGACGCTGAAGAAAAATGGCCGATTAAGAGAAAGTTTATTTTTGGGAGTTAGGCTGTCACATAAATAGCAGTAAAGGAGTGATagcggaagcattcgaaatgtgttacagccgaagaatgatgaagataaaatgatcgAAATAGAAAGTAATCAGGAATTGCTTATGACGAATGGGATAAAAGATacatttattatagtattctaccgattaaggtaggtttccatggagtattcaaggaGTGATCTGGGagtctctctttccttccagaacttccttcttcaatagggtagtttccttcatcaaagaaaactaaaggcattgattgcgatttgttacccaccattagtgtattcataatacacaaattatttggtttttgaaataccggtttagacgaatggcaagggtcaaattttatcctcatttgaaaaaggccagattggcgcccatgcgattccactccacgtgacgacacagggacctagtttctacacgagaggataggagttatacaccgtctgaggttaccaatgcatgcatgaggcacagagctcagggaaacatgtcttaataatcacctacttattaaaactggctaaggtcggaaagttttcttcatttgataaggtattaataaacctttttaagccgagcgctaccagccagcaaggtactcagctacccgctagcatcctgcgtcctttCAGCGCTCACAGTCTCgattaaggtcacctcacaaggcgggagggggaaccagaaatgcgtcgcacgactttttcccatcattcctacttacgcgtcgcgttttcgcgcgcttgaaatttttcacttttcatttaatcgcgaaaaatagatatcgtcatttaaaaatctaaaagcgtgaaatacgtactccaggagtaataatctttcgatttaggcaataaaaaaataataggaaaccaccctattcactgtaaggcctactgctactccctttcaatctatctaaacatcctattctttcccttcccctccctcgtttccctaacattctaccttctaacaccattttcaacatcccctcaccgctaagcactaactccatccataccttctgtctcctccgtatctcatctaaaagctgcctctcttcacccaccatgtccagtacttcgtcgttccttttcctctccgtccatttcaccctctctattCTTCACCATAccctcatctcgaatgcctccaatcttctctcgtcttctttcctcagtgtccacgtttccggaacttagagagctacactccagatcaaactcttcactaaacttttctttaaacacttacataacgatcctctcagaagctccttcctgttcatgaacgcctcctttgctagtgcaattcgcttcctgatgtcactgctactgtgtccgttttcctctaatgtactgcccaaatagttaaaatgctctacctgctcaagtttttccccgccTACttctatcttgagtctcacattcctcgctcgcgatgctttacaaaaccgaattactttagtcttcttgtgataaatagataatagataaGTTGTCAAAAAATCTTACGACGTAGACGGGATAGTTTAATCGGCCTCATAATGAGgaataatggcctgatgaaaacaaacgtagaagtacaggtggaagggaagaagggcaagggacggccccgaatgagttgcatgggacaggttattaaggatgtaaaagagaagaaatgcgtcggtATGAAAATGTTAGATTCTCCCTTTTCCTGCTCTTCTCAGAAGCTTTTCATTACTTACATCGACTAATTAGGCAAGCTAAATTTTTATCCATGCATATTCATGACGCCTTATCTTTGAAATAATTGATGCTTTCTCGATGTTAACTTTGAATTTATGGGTGATACACCCTTATTTCACTCATTTCCTATTACTTCAATtcaaatcaattaatttattatcgtgggccatttggctcatgagataatttacaagtgcacaacaattaaaaaaaaattatttggcaaaggttcaaaaaaaaaactacatcaAGACTcaggaaatgcaaaaaatagagaaaaaaaaactaaaaaaaaaaacaaaatataaacccaTACAATCATATACATACGCATCCCGATTGctgatacccgggtatctagccacacaaaattttcagtcattttacatacatttgaaaCTGTATCACaacttattcaaagaaaaatattcaggtgtaacagaaaaacgtaggaccaacagaaaattatatcatgaatacagaatatattctttcctcatcacatcagtactcAACCACGTGGCtagttacactgggaattgccatgaacgatcattaaacaacttatatactttattcttaaatatatgtattgatggcaaatttattatttcaatcggCAGTGAGTTCCATATTCTAGCCGCTGCAACCTTGCTTCTTCTTGCTTCTTcaaattcattattatatttatttttcgtttttttcctcagCTTTTACTGTGACATGAACCTGGGATCCGTCGCTCCTAAGTGCAAAGCTCAAACCACTGGGCTCCCAAGCTCCTTCAAATTTACGTATACGATACTTTTTATTCCAATACCTGTATTTCTATTCTTTATCTTGACTCTGATTTTAAGGCTGGAGAGCTAGCGGTCCCTTGGGCGAAGAACTGGGCTATTGAACCCTGGGTTTAATTCCCGGGCGAAGCCTCAGAGACTGCCGAAAAAATCCTTGAAGTTCAACGCGGCCCGTTGAGAACTAGCTAACCTCCTACCCTGAATTAATGCTATCACTCGCCCGTGGCTTTTTCaaagttgagctctaccctcacatatccgaACCATTCTTCCGGTTGAATTACACAGTGAGTGAGTTACCTCATAGTTCcaatttcatattaattagtAAGCAATGCAGTTACATTTAGTTGCGATATGTAGGCATGCAGCTTTATGCCTAACTACTGTCGCAGAGGTAAAGAAGACAGATGCCAATTGAAAGTGAACCCCGGTCTCATATGTGGGGTGTGCATACGTCCgtattttacatcgtctgagattaccaatgcatgcataaggcacagagctcagggaaacatgtcttaataatcacctattaaaacagcttaaggtgggaaagtttccttcgtttgatagcgtattaataatccttattgaagccaagcgctaactgctagcagggtactctgctacctgctcaaagcctcgccccaaggtcacctcactttgcggcagttggaaccagaaatacgtcacatgggattttcccagcattcatactaagccgtcgcgttttcgggcgcttgaaaattttcatttttcatttaatcgctaaaaatagatatcgtcatttaaaaatctaaaagcgtgaaatccgtactacaggagtaataatctttcgatttaggcaaaaagaaaataatagtaaaccacccttttaaaaaaaattacgggtGGGAGGGTTAAACCCTTCAAAAGCTCCCCCTGGCTACGTAACTCTCACTCAATTGTCAATCACTTCCTCATGGTGGAGAAATAAGCTAGTGGCCAGGAAATCGTGATGGACCAACTTCcttgaaggaagaaaaagaagacaCAATAGGACAAATAGATGGGAAGCGTCGCGGATTTTAAACGCAAAGGCATCTCCTCCATCTCTTCGACAGCCTCGCGCATCTAAACATCCACTCTCCCCCCACTCCTACCCTCAACGGACAAGCCATCTCTATCACCCCATCCCCTCCACCACCCAACAAACACCCCCACCCCCACTCCACCCCTCCAATGACGAGTCCACCCCCTCCCTTACCCGGACCTCGCCCCCACCACCCTCACTCCCTCCCCGACAATTTTATcaattccccccaccccctactTCCCCTTCCACCCCCTTCCCTTCGCTTCAATCTCCCCTCTCCCCCGGCCAGGGTGTCGGGGTGGGGACGGACCCTGGGGGTTATCGCCCAGCGTGGCCGGGGTCAAAGCACTGCGCCCGCAGCGTAGCGTCGCTTCTCTCCCATACCCCTCCGCTTATCCTCTTTAATACTAGACACGCAGCGCGCGGCGTCATCCTCCCATATACGGACGCTCGCAGCCGGACTTTCAAACCGCGGAGATGGATAGCCGCGAACGGCCGCGGCAGACTGCCCGACTCCCCAAAGGGCAGTACACACAAAAATGAAGGAACTCTTCTCGGGTAATCCATTGGTTAAGATTTTCCATGGCCATTTTGTAAATGCTCGATTGGGGTTTTTTCCACGGGGCATCACGATCTTATTTCCACAATATTGCTGAAAGGGTTCAGTCAAAATGTGTAAGCGAGAAAAGTTTTCTTCAAGATCCAAGTTCGCCACTGCAGAATTAAAATCAGATACATTTAATatctaatataaaataatagaatataatatttaatatttaaaataaaatagtctaAAAATATTGTGTTCGAGATAGCCATCGATAAAATCAGAGTGAAAGCGTTTGGTTTCAATAcgtatggagaaaaaattagcatgcagCGCTTTCCTCTCGGGTAATCCACCGGTTGAGATTTTACACCGTCAAATTTGCAATGCTCGACTGAGGTTTCCTCCTAAGGGCATTACGATCTTATTTCAAACACAACACTGCCCTATGGATTAAGTTAAAATGTGTGggcgaaaaatgttttcttcgaGATCCAAGTTCGCGACTGCAGAACTGAAATCGGATAAATTTATGCTATCTAAAAATATTGTGTCcgagaaagccatcaataaaatcaaatagAAAGCGTTCGGTTTCAatacatatgaaaaaaattagtatgctgcgctttcctctcgggTAATCCACCGGTTGAGATTTTCCACCGTCAAAttttcaatgttcaatgttcaatgtgAATCTCCGCGGTTTCAAAAGTTCGCGACTGCAGAACTAAAATCAGATAAATTTatgttttctaaaaatattgtgttcgagaaagccatcaataaaATCAGATTGAAAGCGTTCGGCTTCAATACGTATGGAGAAAAATTAGTATGGTGCGCTTTCCGTATGACATAGCGCTCACAGCCGAAGTTTTATAAGCCATGAGAATAAATGTGGCGCAGGCGAAACTTTGATCGCGGAATCAGGGAATGATATTTCTCCATGTTGAATGACAGTTTTTATctaagattttaattttatttaagtattttacctaATAGGTTTCCATGCATAATttaaaagtattctggcagttttccctcccttcatggacttccctggAATTCTTAAATTCACGATAAGGCCTACTCTCAATGATACTACCTAAATATCCTATTTTCTTCcatcctttccctcgtttacccaacattctaccctctggcactgttttcaatatccccttcccGATCTTtattcactccatccataccttctatctcctccataGGTTATCTAGGAGcggcctctcctcccccaccatgttcagcactttgtcgttcctccttcACTCCCACTTCACCTTCTATATTCTAAGATTTCAAGGcttgttattttttctaattggCTCTAAAGTAGGTATTTACAACCTGTACAACCCGAGTGTTAAGGAATTAACAAGGTTTAAAAATTCCAAGGTCCTAGTTAgacgtaatgaaaaaaattggtacCTACATGAAAATGGCTGTAAATTATTCAGAGACTGGGTTGATTAATCATTGAAGAGAGAATTCACTAAGTTACTGCTGCTACAGCCACTTCTGCTTGGATCTTTCTGGTGGAACCAGTGTTAGTAAGcggtggcgtagctaggaatatgcattgaggggatgggatggcctggggcgggaaaatgtttgaaaaatgacatgctggatatacattttacatcattttggcgatAAAAAGGTAAATTTAAGCAGGTGCagctattatatttcaaaaccaggcaatatttttaaataacttttttatttctctgatgctttggggggtaTATATCCGCTCATCCCCCCATATAATAATAAcgtaatataataatagttacgccactgttagtAAGCAATCGAGTAACAGTAATCGGCTCACTTGTAACGAATACTTCtgatataaaatgtaatagtGACGATTACTTTTACGAAATGGAATTTCTACTAGTAATTTTTTACCTACTCTCTCCTaacggtgaaagaggaatcgatTTCTCCTTGTAATGGTTAATTTCTCGTAACCGACGAttactttattaatttcaatgattAACATAGGCATACATGTAACTTCAAATCCTAGAGTACTATAATTTGCTAGTTAAGGTAATTCCACCGTCATGTTGTAGTCTACCTATGATAGGTACAATAGATGACACCCATTTTGTTGTTTCAGAAGCTACAGTTGCATTTATCGTAAGGGAAATGGCAACATTAGCCTAtgaagtaactgtaattgagctCAGTTACTTTTTATAGCGTTTATATAAACTCGTTTTGTTGTTTTCTTTGTCAAATTCTGCGaatcaattttaaccctttatccGAACCCTCTAgccatcaattttaaattttcaggataattcagaaacagatgaaaataaaatattcaaacagtATCATTATGAATTTAACTGTATATTAATTgctatttagaaattaaaattaaatacggagattagttcaaaaattggccaccaaaatccgatgatGGCGCTGCGATCGTTTAAAAGACCGTGAATAATagagttataacaaaaaattcgtTATATCCAagttgattgaaaaattgatagAACAATAATTTACAAACAAAAGAAGAAGGAGGAGCTAAAACAAAAAGAGGAGACATAAGGGAGGAAATTTacgatacaattttttttaacgttttttattatttattttttgtagtattctaccgattagggtaggtttctatggagtacttaagaggcattctgggagcctccccttctttCGAGCACTTCTAAAagtcctgttctcttccttcctctccctcgtttacccaacatgttaccctttaacactgttttcaacgtcccttccccgctaagtactcgctccatcaataccttctgtctcctccgtatctcatctaaaagctgcctctcatcacccaccatacTTCCATactcagcacttcgtcgttcttcctcctgtcagttcacttcaccttctccattcttcgccacacccacatctcggatACCTCCAATCTTCACTCGTTCTCCTTCctaagcagggatgccgacttacaaaaattttgggggggcccaaaccggggatcttgccccgcgAAATTCTATAAGTAGTGAgctttaagtttttaagcattttagaagagtcgtatgatcaacattagaaccctgataactcgaatctcgatacctggacactccggggaaaatcgacaggtctgtcacattatttcctcacacccataacaaatttttgagggggctcgggccccctcagaccccatggagtcggcaccactgtttCTAAGtgtccgcaccgtaaagagctacactccagatcaattTAGTAGTAGTACGTATTTTATAAAAGTTTATTCTTATTTTGTATTATTCTCTGTAGCTTTGCCAACACTGGGTGGAAATGATTTCCATTCACCGACATCATCGGTTGACGCTGAGAGGAGGAGGGAATCGCGTGAATCATGATTCGGGTTTCGCGATCCGCGATGTTTTCGAGGCACGCCTTGGTGATGCGACTCACGGGGCAACGTCCACG from Ischnura elegans chromosome 7, ioIscEleg1.1, whole genome shotgun sequence encodes the following:
- the LOC124162634 gene encoding protein ANTAGONIST OF LIKE HETEROCHROMATIN PROTEIN 1-like, with protein sequence MRMSPETFSYICANVSPKLDNCRKYCNLHINPICSEEQIVVTIRYLATGSSYKTLGFSFRMGDNTVGKIVRNVCKLLWGTFQPKHMPIPTISDFETVARRFEEVWKFPNCIGAIDGKHCKIKCPALSGSMYFNYKKTFSIVLQGVADDHYKFLFVDAGGYGKQSDGGTFKASDLGKLLERKELNIPGEKCLPRSDVKVPHVFIADEAYPLREYLMKPFSQKTVGEAEDVYNTRLSSARKTIECAFGILYAKWRILSGCIETSPESADQQIKAACILHNIIIDKDGWSPSVSDIPPVPPEANLQPLGRSRNSASNRAKEVRNCFKAYFGNNV